One Manihot esculenta cultivar AM560-2 chromosome 18, M.esculenta_v8, whole genome shotgun sequence genomic window carries:
- the LOC122722460 gene encoding uncharacterized protein LOC122722460, with product MSEESQRAIDEEVGSHAPSEPIEPAVAPAPHGEDRPGQDAFLQQLADMFRRVSGAAPQVPPLVAVPMQAPARPPIDKLRKYGAMEFKGKREDDAPVAEYWLQSTERVLQQLQCTPPDSVACAVALLQEEAYQWWDTTSQIVQSEQRTWEFFLAEFRKKYIGDLYMDEKRKEFLYLRQGRMTVSEYEKDFIRLSKYAREMVPTEEAKCKKFEQGLHNDIRVLLAAHSIKEFSTLVNAALNIEKIKEEEQSWRQKGQQKRGQTQMQGQSSASQAPMKRQRGAQSLGQSQVQRQRQPLAQSFAGRFGQQTSTSVASSGSAGRGQYPICEHCGRRHLGPCRKLTGACFRCGSTEHLMRDCPRGQVSSAPPIERPIPAYSCWI from the coding sequence ATGTCTGAGGAATCACAACGTGCTATAGATGAGGAGGTGGGAAGTCATGCCCCCTCAGAACCCATTGAGCCAGCAGTTGCACCAGCCCCTCATGGTGAAGATAGGCCAGGACAGGATGCATTTTTACAACAGTTGGCAGATATGTTTAGACGAGTTTCAGGGGCAGCACCTCAGGTGCCACCACTAGTTGCAGTACCTATGCAGGCTCCTGCTAGACCACCAATAGACAAGCTTAGAAAATATGGAGCTATGGAATTCAAAGGCAAAAGAGAAGATGATGCTCCAGTAGCAGAGTACTGGCTGCAAAGTACAGAGAGAGTGTTGCAGCAGCTTCAGTGCACACCACCAGACAGTGTGGCTTGTGCAGTTGCTTTGTTACAAGAAGAGGCCTATCAGTGGTGGGACACCACATCACAGATAGTTCAATCTGAGCAGCGGACTTGGGAATTCTTTCTGGCTGAGTTTCGAAAGAAGTATATAGGAGATTTGTATATGGAtgagaagagaaaagagttcCTATATTTGAGACAGGGCAGGATGACTGTTAGCGAGTATGAAAAAGATTTCATCAGATTGAGTAAGTATGCCCGGGAAATGGTGCCTACAGAGGAAGCTAAATGTAAGAAATTTGAGCAGGGTTTGCATAATGACATTAGGGTGCTTTTGGCAGCCCATTCCATCAAAGAGTTCTCTACTCTGGTAAATGCAGCATTGAATATAGAgaagataaaagaagaagaacagaGCTGGAGACAGAAAGGGCAACAGAAGAGAGGGCAAACCCAGATGCAGGGGCAATCCTCAGCCTCTCAAGCACCTATGAAGAGACAAAGAGGTGCTCAATCATTAGGGCAGAGTCAGGTACAAAGACAAAGGCAGCCACTAGCGCAGAGTTTTGCAGGGAGGTTTGGGCAGCAAACTAGTACTTCTGTAGCCAGTTCAGGAAGTGCAGGCAGGGGACAATACCCTATATGTGAGCACTGTGGTCGAAGGCATTTGGGACCCTGCAGAAAACTAACAGGggcatgcttcaggtgtggaTCCACTGAGCATCTTATGAGAGACTGTCCTAGGGGACAGGTATCATCAGCACCACCTATAGAGAGGCCTATTCCTGCCTATTCCTGCTGGAtctag